A stretch of Aedes aegypti strain LVP_AGWG chromosome 2, AaegL5.0 Primary Assembly, whole genome shotgun sequence DNA encodes these proteins:
- the LOC110675135 gene encoding glycine-rich protein DOT1-like: protein MKTPAHLVQQRPLARQQTCEPIRTSARFAIPARVPAAQQDWCRCVGHSSVINQKAAGVVAQSQGGGGGGVVVQSQGGGGGGVVSQTHGGGGGGVVVQSQGGGGGGVVVQSQGGGGGGGGGVVVQSQGGGGGGVVVQSQGGGGGGVVVQSHGGGGEGVVMQSHGGGGGGVVVQSHGGGGGGVVVQSHGGGGGRVVSQSHGGGGGGVVVQSHGGGGGGVIVQSHGGGGGAVVQSQSRLGRRF, encoded by the exons ATGAAAACGCCTGCCCACCTAGTCCAGCAACGCCCGCTGGCCCGTCAACAGACCTGCGAACCCATCCGTACATCCGCCCGTTTCGCCATTCCGGCGAGAGTTCCGGCCGCACAACAGGATTGGTGTCGCTGTGTCGGCCATTCGTCCGTCATTAACCAGAAGGCAGCG GGAGTGGTAGCGCAATCGCAAGGTGGCGGTGGAGGCGGGGTAGTAGTGCAATCACAAGGAGGTGGGGGAGGTGGAGTAGTGTCGCAGACACATGGCGGTGGTGGAGGTGGTGTAGTAGTGCAATCACAAGGAGGAGGCGGAGGCGGTGTAGTAGTGCAATCACAAGGAGGAGGCGGAGGAGGTGGAGGTGGTGTAGTAGTGCAATCACAAGGCGGTGGAGGAGGAGGAGTAGTGGTGCAATCGCAAGGCGGTGGTGGAGGCGGTGTAGTAGTGCAATCACATGGAGGAGGCGGAGAAGGAGTTGTCATGCAGTCACATGGTGGTGGTGGAGGCGGAGTGGTAGTGCAATCACATGGCGGTGGCGGAGGAGGAGTAGTTGTGCAGTCACATGGTGGTGGTGGAGGTAGAGTAGTGTCACAATCACATGGTGGCGGTGGAGGTGGAGTCGTAGTACAATCGCATGGTGGAGGCGGAGGCGGCGTAATAGTGCAATCACATGGTGGTGGTGGCGGTGCAGTGGTGCAATCACAATCCCGCTTGGGGCGTAGATTTTGA
- the LOC5575126 gene encoding cysteine-rich venom protein 6, translating into MKLLISLAVIALIYTCVTASNFCSGPNEVYQECGSACEKTCAGLGANQTCNEKCVPGCFCADGFVRLNHSGQCVPSSKCPKVRVRRAPEPLPPLVIPVPIPIPIPVPPIVRPRGPLWWLRPPPPPLFG; encoded by the exons ATGAAGTTACTAATAAGTTTAGCGGTAATTGCGCTAATCTACACTTGCGTTACGGCGTCGAACT TTTGCAGTGGACCCAACGAGGTGTACCAGGAATGTGGCTCAGCTTGCGAGAAGACATGTGCCGGCCTTGGAGCCAACCAGACGTGTAACGAAAAGTGCGTTCCAGGATGCTTCTGCGCGGATGGGTTCGTTCGGCTCAACCATAGCGGCCAGTGCGTACCGAGTTCCAAGTGTCCCAAAGTGAGAGTGCGACGTGCGCCGGAACCTTTGCCTCCGCTGGTAATACCCGTACCAATACCGATTCCAATACCAGTACCACCCATTGTCAGACCACGTGGTCCATTGTGGTGGCTCCGTCCGCCACCACCGCCATTGTTCGGCTAG